In Salinisphaera sp. LB1, one genomic interval encodes:
- the glgB gene encoding 1,4-alpha-glucan branching protein GlgB has translation MHNSTRGANVVTDAQDEPLIRLLDARLHDPHRLLGRHVDAEGELVRAFLPHAQQAWLMPLNEPMERHGDSALFVWRGADGRLPDDYRLRWVDEYGHRHEQHDAYAFASLLHAADLARFNAGEHTQAWRLLGAHLATDQGIEGTRFAVWAPRAARVSVIGDFNRWDGHAHPMRIHSRSGVWELFVPGLAEGALYKFEIRDTEDRVRAKTDPYGRRFERRPATAAIVTGPSRHVWGDQDWMAARRDWQTAPIAIYEVHLGCWQREPDGRFLDYRQLADRLLPYVRDLGMTHIEIMPLTEHPFDASWGYQPTGYFAPTSRYGEPDDLRYFVDRCHQAGIGVYLDWVPGHFPRDDFGLARFDGSPLYEHADPLRGEHPEWGTLQFDYGRPEVRSFLLSSALYWLQEFHFDGLRVDGVASMLYLDYARAPDRWRRNQHGGNEDIEAIEFLRSLNILTHGECPGSVTIAEESTSWPGVSRPPEAGGLGFSMKWNMGWMHDTLDYLHRAPVHRAYHHKELTFGLLYAFNENFVLPLSHDEVVHEKGALYGKMAGDPWQKRANLRLLYTYQFTYPGKKLLFMGAEMANPWEWNDQLALPHFLLDEPERRGIATLVGDLGRLYSAEPALHRRDFQPDGFAWLDCDDAVHSIIAYRRCDGDREVLVVLNFTPEARPGYRLGVPEAGRYRECFNSDAAIYGGGDVGNLGGVISEPVACMGQTHSVVLTLPPLGGLILQRDRRS, from the coding sequence ATGCACAATTCGACCCGGGGCGCAAACGTTGTGACTGACGCACAGGACGAACCACTGATCCGGCTGCTGGATGCGCGCCTGCACGATCCGCATCGACTGCTCGGGCGGCACGTGGACGCGGAGGGCGAACTGGTTCGCGCCTTCCTGCCGCATGCTCAGCAGGCCTGGCTCATGCCCTTGAACGAGCCGATGGAGCGCCATGGCGATTCCGCACTGTTCGTCTGGCGCGGCGCCGATGGCCGGTTGCCGGACGACTACCGGCTGCGTTGGGTCGACGAATACGGCCACCGGCATGAGCAGCACGACGCCTATGCCTTCGCCTCGCTATTGCACGCGGCCGATCTGGCGCGCTTCAACGCGGGTGAGCATACGCAGGCCTGGCGCTTGCTCGGCGCGCATCTCGCAACCGATCAGGGCATCGAAGGCACGCGTTTTGCCGTCTGGGCGCCGCGGGCCGCGCGCGTGAGTGTGATCGGCGACTTCAATCGCTGGGATGGTCACGCGCATCCCATGCGTATTCATAGCCGAAGTGGCGTATGGGAGCTTTTCGTCCCCGGGCTGGCCGAAGGCGCGCTATACAAGTTCGAGATCCGCGATACCGAGGATCGCGTACGCGCCAAGACCGATCCCTATGGCCGGCGATTCGAACGACGTCCGGCGACTGCGGCGATCGTGACCGGGCCATCGCGGCATGTCTGGGGCGACCAGGACTGGATGGCCGCGCGTCGCGACTGGCAAACGGCGCCGATCGCGATCTATGAAGTGCATCTGGGCTGCTGGCAGCGTGAGCCCGACGGCCGGTTTCTCGATTATCGGCAGCTCGCCGACCGCTTGTTGCCGTATGTGCGCGATCTCGGCATGACGCATATCGAGATCATGCCCCTGACCGAACACCCCTTCGATGCGTCCTGGGGCTACCAGCCGACGGGTTATTTCGCGCCCACCAGCCGCTACGGCGAACCGGACGACCTGCGCTACTTCGTCGACCGATGCCATCAAGCCGGCATCGGCGTGTATCTGGACTGGGTGCCGGGCCATTTCCCGCGCGACGACTTCGGTCTGGCTCGCTTCGACGGCAGCCCCCTGTACGAGCATGCCGACCCGCTGCGCGGCGAACACCCGGAGTGGGGCACATTGCAATTCGATTACGGGCGGCCCGAGGTGCGCAGTTTCCTGTTGTCGAGTGCGTTGTACTGGCTGCAGGAGTTTCACTTCGATGGCCTGCGTGTCGACGGGGTGGCGTCGATGCTGTATCTCGACTATGCCCGCGCGCCCGATCGCTGGCGGCGCAACCAGCACGGCGGCAACGAGGATATCGAGGCCATCGAATTCCTGCGCAGCCTCAATATCCTGACCCATGGCGAATGTCCCGGCAGTGTCACCATCGCCGAGGAATCCACCAGCTGGCCGGGCGTGTCGCGCCCGCCCGAGGCTGGCGGGCTCGGGTTTTCCATGAAATGGAACATGGGCTGGATGCACGACACGCTGGATTATCTGCACCGGGCGCCCGTTCACCGCGCCTATCACCACAAGGAGCTCACGTTCGGTCTGCTGTACGCCTTTAACGAGAATTTCGTGCTCCCGCTGTCGCACGACGAAGTAGTGCACGAAAAAGGCGCGCTTTACGGCAAGATGGCCGGCGACCCGTGGCAGAAACGCGCGAACCTGCGGCTGCTTTACACCTATCAGTTCACCTACCCGGGCAAGAAACTGCTGTTCATGGGCGCCGAGATGGCCAATCCCTGGGAATGGAACGACCAGCTTGCCCTGCCGCATTTTCTGCTTGACGAACCCGAGCGGCGGGGCATCGCGACCCTGGTCGGCGATCTGGGGCGTCTGTACAGCGCGGAGCCGGCCCTGCATCGTCGTGATTTCCAGCCCGACGGCTTTGCCTGGCTCGATTGTGACGACGCGGTGCACTCGATCATCGCCTATCGCCGTTGCGATGGTGATCGGGAAGTCCTGGTGGTGCTGAATTTCACCCCCGAGGCGCGCCCCGGATATCGGCTCGGGGTGCCCGAGGCCGGCCGCTATCGGGAGTGTTTCAACTCCGACGCGGCCATCTACGGCGGCGGCGATGTGGGTAACCTGGGCGGCGTGATCAGCGAACCCGTTGCTTGCATGGGCCAAACGCACTCTGTGGTGCTGACCCTGCCGCCCCTGGGTGGGCTGATTCTGCAGCGGGATCGGCGCTCGTGA
- the glgA gene encoding glycogen synthase GlgA, with the protein MTAAPNRRGARWRILFVASEAVPWIKTGGLADVAGSLPQALAAAGHDVRLLLPAYGDILAQHAGWTPVSAFRAPVAGARLLTAPADSSGLQTWLVDLPGFGDRRGNPYHDQQMQDWPDNAYRFGTFSHIAARLAGGRAGLAWQADVLHCNDWQTGLAPVHAMLERIPATTVFTIHNLAYRGLFEPRTRERLDLPAWLWHPDALEFYGQLAFIKGGLAFADSVTTVSPTYADEIRTPQSGQGLDGLLQARGDRLSGVLNGLDVDVWNPADDRHLPASFDVDDLGGKAICKAALQRELGLAERADAPLCGVISRLVAQKGIDLVTAGLPRLLERGGQLALLGRGDPALEAQLRDMAALHPEAVAVRLEFDEGLAHRIEAGADLFLMPSRFEPCGLNQMYSQRYGTPPLVHRCGGLADSVTDTDDTTLAAGHATGFVFQPATEDAYIHALDRALAWFARPHQWRRLQRAGMARDFSWQASAARYLEIYERAGPGR; encoded by the coding sequence GTGACGGCGGCGCCAAACCGGCGCGGCGCGCGCTGGCGCATACTGTTCGTCGCCAGCGAGGCGGTCCCCTGGATCAAGACTGGCGGGCTGGCGGATGTGGCCGGTAGCCTGCCGCAGGCACTCGCCGCGGCCGGCCACGACGTGCGTCTGCTGCTCCCGGCCTATGGCGATATTCTGGCGCAACACGCCGGCTGGACCCCGGTGTCGGCGTTCCGTGCCCCGGTTGCCGGGGCGCGGCTGTTGACGGCGCCCGCCGATTCGAGCGGACTGCAAACCTGGCTGGTCGACCTGCCGGGCTTCGGCGACCGGCGCGGCAATCCGTACCACGATCAACAGATGCAGGATTGGCCCGACAATGCCTATCGTTTCGGGACGTTCTCGCACATCGCGGCACGGCTGGCCGGCGGGCGCGCGGGGCTGGCCTGGCAGGCCGATGTGCTGCACTGCAACGATTGGCAAACCGGACTGGCGCCGGTGCATGCCATGCTCGAGCGCATTCCCGCAACAACTGTATTCACGATCCATAACCTGGCGTATCGCGGCCTGTTCGAGCCCCGGACCCGGGAACGGCTGGACTTGCCGGCCTGGCTCTGGCACCCGGATGCGCTTGAGTTCTATGGTCAACTCGCGTTCATCAAGGGAGGGCTGGCATTCGCGGACAGCGTGACCACGGTGAGCCCGACTTATGCCGATGAGATCCGGACGCCGCAATCGGGCCAGGGTCTGGACGGTCTGCTTCAGGCCCGCGGCGATCGCCTGTCCGGCGTCCTGAACGGGTTGGATGTGGATGTCTGGAACCCGGCCGACGATCGGCATTTGCCCGCGAGTTTCGACGTCGACGACCTGGGCGGCAAAGCGATCTGCAAGGCCGCCCTCCAGCGCGAACTGGGCTTGGCCGAACGGGCCGACGCACCGTTGTGCGGCGTGATCTCCCGGCTCGTGGCGCAGAAGGGAATCGACCTGGTGACGGCCGGGTTGCCGCGGTTGCTCGAACGTGGCGGTCAACTCGCATTGCTAGGGCGCGGCGACCCGGCACTCGAGGCGCAACTGCGGGATATGGCCGCCCTGCACCCGGAGGCGGTGGCCGTCCGGCTCGAGTTCGACGAAGGGCTGGCGCATCGCATCGAGGCCGGGGCCGATCTGTTTCTCATGCCGTCACGGTTCGAGCCCTGCGGTCTGAATCAGATGTACAGCCAGCGTTACGGCACGCCGCCGCTGGTGCATCGTTGCGGCGGTCTGGCCGACAGCGTCACCGACACCGACGACACGACGCTCGCGGCCGGCCACGCCACCGGCTTCGTATTTCAGCCGGCCACGGAAGATGCCTATATTCACGCGCTGGACCGGGCGCTCGCGTGGTTCGCCCGGCCGCATCAATGGCGGCGCCTGCAGCGCGCCGGCATGGCCCGGGATTTCAGCTGGCAGGCCAGTGCCGCGCGCTACCTCGAAATCTACGAGCGCGCCGGCCCGGGGCGCTGA
- a CDS encoding phosphoketolase, which yields MTTLDADLLQRIDAYWRAANYLSVGQMYLFDNPLLRRPLEPGDIKRMLLGHWGTTPGQNFIYAHLNRVIKAHDLDMIYLSGPGHGGPAVYANTYLEGTYSEIYPNVGWDEAGLRQLFVQFSFPGGVPSHASPECPGSIHEGGELGYSLSHAFGAVYDNPALIAACVIGDGEAETGPLATAWHGNKFLNPATDGAVLPILHLNGYKIANPTILARIGDDELDQLLRGYGWTPIVVAGHEPALMHEAMATALDAAIEQIHAAQRDARERAAAGGHGARPRWPMLVLRSPKGWTGPARVDGRPVEGTFRAHQVPISDPRCNPAHLAQLEAWLQSYRPDELFDEGGRLRPELAELAPVGGRRMGANPHANGGLLLRDLRMPDFRGYAVDVPAPGTPGIGDTHALGPFLRDVIRLNEARRNFRIFGPDETLSNGLEAVFEATRRQWLGAIRDDDAWLAPDGRVMEVLSEHQCQGWLEGYLLTGRHGLFNCYEAFIHIIDSMFNQHAKWLKVTARLPWRPRLASLNYLIASHVWRQDHNGFSHQDPGFIDHVVNKKAEVVRVYLPPDSNCLLSVMDHCLRSRHYVNVVIAGKHPAPQWLAAGEAIVHCSRGIGVWEWAGNEADAEPDLVMACCGDVPTLETLAAVSILREHLPELAVRVVNVVDLMKLQPASEHPHGLSDADFDDLFTTDRPVVFAFHGYPWLIHRLTYQRHNRWMRVHGYQEEGTITTPFDMTVLNELDRFHLAIDAIDQLPRPHARAARLKRLLGDKLIQHRQYIRHHGEDMPEVRDWRWPAP from the coding sequence ATGACCACGCTTGACGCGGATCTGTTGCAGCGCATCGACGCCTACTGGCGCGCCGCGAATTATCTCTCGGTCGGGCAGATGTATCTGTTCGACAATCCATTGCTGCGCCGGCCGCTCGAGCCGGGCGATATCAAGCGCATGCTGCTGGGCCACTGGGGAACGACGCCCGGCCAGAATTTTATCTATGCGCACCTGAATCGGGTGATCAAGGCGCACGATCTCGACATGATCTATCTGTCCGGCCCGGGGCATGGCGGGCCGGCGGTGTACGCGAACACCTATCTCGAAGGCACGTACAGCGAGATCTATCCGAACGTAGGCTGGGACGAGGCGGGCCTGCGGCAATTGTTCGTCCAGTTCTCTTTTCCCGGCGGCGTGCCAAGCCACGCATCGCCGGAGTGCCCCGGCTCGATCCATGAAGGTGGCGAGCTGGGTTATTCACTCAGCCATGCCTTCGGCGCCGTCTACGATAACCCGGCGCTCATTGCCGCCTGCGTGATCGGCGATGGCGAGGCCGAGACCGGGCCGCTGGCGACGGCCTGGCATGGCAACAAGTTTCTGAACCCGGCGACCGACGGCGCCGTGTTGCCGATCCTGCATCTTAACGGCTACAAAATCGCCAATCCCACGATTCTGGCGCGCATCGGCGACGATGAACTGGATCAGCTGCTGCGCGGCTACGGCTGGACGCCGATCGTGGTCGCCGGCCATGAACCGGCGCTCATGCATGAGGCCATGGCCACGGCGCTGGACGCGGCCATCGAACAGATCCACGCCGCCCAGCGCGACGCCCGCGAGCGGGCCGCGGCGGGCGGCCACGGCGCACGTCCGCGCTGGCCGATGCTCGTGCTGCGCTCGCCCAAAGGGTGGACCGGGCCGGCCCGGGTCGACGGTCGACCCGTGGAGGGCACGTTCCGCGCCCATCAGGTGCCGATCTCCGATCCGCGCTGCAATCCGGCGCATCTGGCGCAGCTCGAAGCCTGGCTGCAAAGCTATCGCCCGGACGAGCTGTTCGACGAGGGCGGCAGGCTGCGCCCGGAATTGGCCGAGTTGGCGCCGGTGGGCGGCCGTCGCATGGGGGCCAATCCGCACGCCAATGGCGGACTGTTGCTACGCGATCTGCGGATGCCGGATTTCCGCGGCTATGCGGTCGATGTACCGGCGCCCGGCACGCCGGGGATCGGCGATACCCATGCGCTCGGCCCGTTCCTGCGCGACGTGATCCGCCTGAACGAAGCGCGCCGCAATTTCCGGATCTTCGGCCCCGACGAAACGTTGTCGAATGGTCTCGAAGCGGTGTTCGAGGCGACCCGGCGGCAGTGGCTCGGCGCCATACGGGACGACGATGCATGGCTCGCCCCGGACGGACGGGTGATGGAGGTGCTCAGCGAGCATCAATGCCAGGGCTGGCTCGAAGGCTACCTGCTGACCGGCCGCCACGGCCTGTTCAACTGCTACGAGGCCTTCATCCACATTATCGACTCGATGTTCAACCAGCATGCGAAATGGTTGAAGGTCACCGCGCGGCTGCCGTGGCGGCCGCGTCTGGCATCGCTCAACTACCTGATCGCCTCGCATGTGTGGCGGCAGGACCACAATGGCTTCTCGCACCAGGATCCGGGCTTCATCGATCATGTGGTGAACAAGAAGGCCGAAGTCGTGCGGGTCTATCTTCCGCCGGATAGCAACTGTTTATTGTCGGTGATGGATCACTGTCTGCGCAGCCGCCACTATGTGAATGTGGTGATCGCCGGCAAGCACCCGGCACCGCAATGGCTGGCGGCCGGCGAGGCCATCGTGCACTGCAGCCGGGGCATCGGGGTGTGGGAATGGGCCGGCAACGAGGCCGACGCCGAGCCGGATCTGGTGATGGCCTGCTGTGGCGACGTGCCCACGCTCGAGACGCTGGCGGCCGTCTCGATCCTGCGCGAGCATCTGCCGGAACTCGCCGTCCGTGTGGTGAACGTGGTCGATCTGATGAAGCTGCAGCCGGCCAGCGAACACCCGCATGGCCTGAGCGATGCCGATTTCGACGATCTGTTCACCACGGACCGGCCGGTCGTGTTCGCGTTCCACGGCTACCCGTGGCTGATTCATCGCCTGACCTATCAGCGGCATAACCGGTGGATGCGCGTTCATGGCTACCAGGAGGAGGGCACCATCACCACGCCGTTCGACATGACCGTGCTCAACGAACTCGATCGCTTTCACCTGGCAATCGATGCCATCGACCAGTTGCCGCGCCCGCACGCCCGCGCGGCACGGCTCAAGCGGTTGCTGGGCGACAAGCTGATTCAGCACCGCCAGTACATCCGGCACCACGGTGAAGACATGCCGGAAGTCCGCGACTGGCGCTGGCCGGCGCCGTAG
- a CDS encoding Hsp20/alpha crystallin family protein — protein MNRTPRAPGHRVDTGAVTRALPADGDDWMLGVDIRGFARHYLIRIELPGVAARDIGLSVDNGVLLLTGERPRLWHGEHRGGASHAGHQRHFARSLSLPVDASCEGFEVTREDGAVEIRFARQDSVSPGGANQSGPITTA, from the coding sequence ATGAATCGGACCCCTCGTGCACCGGGGCATCGCGTCGACACAGGCGCGGTCACGCGAGCGTTGCCGGCGGATGGCGACGACTGGATGCTGGGCGTGGATATTCGCGGGTTCGCCCGGCACTACCTGATTCGCATCGAGCTGCCGGGGGTCGCGGCCCGCGATATCGGGTTGTCGGTGGACAATGGCGTGCTGTTGCTGACCGGCGAACGGCCGCGTCTCTGGCACGGTGAACATCGCGGTGGCGCGTCGCATGCCGGCCACCAGCGCCACTTCGCACGAAGTCTCAGTCTGCCCGTGGATGCCTCGTGCGAGGGGTTCGAGGTCACGCGCGAGGACGGCGCGGTCGAGATCCGGTTCGCCCGGCAGGACAGCGTCTCGCCTGGCGGGGCCAATCAATCGGGGCCGATCACGACGGCATGA
- the ftsH gene encoding ATP-dependent zinc metalloprotease FtsH, producing MNINKNFYPYIWSVLIPVLVLIAMVQFSTGGSQPAKLPYSAFQHELTQGHIKSVVVGQRSISGEFKQPQNGKRRFTTLRVPPDIRAELDKAGVTYRGAPDTSWIGALLSWILPMGLFLAVWVFLMRRMGGGNAGAGGFMQVGKSRAKIYVETDTKVAFDDVAGVDEAKEELVELIDFLKDPKRYGTLGAHIPKGVLLVGPPGTGKTLLARAVAGEAEVPFFSISGSEFVEMFVGVGAARVRDLFQQARAKAPAIIFIDELDALGRARGVFNQGGNDEREQTLNQLLVELDGFDPSGGLVLLAATNRPEVLDPALLRAGRFDRQVLVDRPDKAGRIQILEVHAKKIRLAEDVALEQVAALTTGFTGADLANLVNEAALLATRRRAESVTMADFNNAIERIVAGLEKKNRILNAREREIVAHHEMGHALMARLLPGVDPVHKVSIIPRGIGALGYTLQRPIEDRFLMTREELENKIAVLLGGRAAEKLIFEHLSTGAADDLSKATDLARSMVARYGMDEQLGYVTYDNERPSYLGPGYPGQGQRLFSEHTADAIDRAVRTIIHDVFERVYTALEKNRAVLERGAQELLEHETLEAADLDRLEMDLAEPRRSPAKSLRRGAAK from the coding sequence ATGAATATAAACAAGAATTTCTACCCTTATATCTGGTCGGTGCTGATCCCCGTTCTGGTGTTGATCGCGATGGTGCAGTTTTCGACCGGCGGATCGCAGCCGGCCAAACTGCCCTACAGCGCGTTCCAGCACGAGCTGACGCAAGGCCATATCAAGAGCGTGGTGGTCGGTCAGCGATCGATCAGTGGCGAATTCAAGCAGCCGCAGAACGGCAAGCGCCGGTTCACGACCCTGCGGGTGCCTCCTGACATCCGCGCTGAACTGGACAAGGCCGGGGTGACCTATCGCGGTGCGCCCGATACGAGCTGGATCGGCGCGCTGTTGTCGTGGATTCTGCCGATGGGTTTGTTTCTTGCCGTCTGGGTCTTTCTCATGCGGCGGATGGGGGGCGGTAACGCCGGCGCCGGTGGTTTCATGCAGGTCGGCAAGAGCCGGGCCAAGATTTATGTCGAGACCGATACCAAGGTCGCGTTCGATGATGTCGCCGGCGTGGACGAGGCCAAGGAGGAACTGGTCGAACTGATCGATTTTCTCAAGGATCCCAAGCGCTACGGCACGCTCGGGGCGCATATCCCCAAGGGCGTGCTGCTGGTCGGCCCGCCCGGGACGGGCAAGACCCTGCTGGCGCGCGCCGTGGCCGGCGAGGCGGAGGTGCCGTTCTTCTCGATCAGCGGCTCCGAATTCGTCGAGATGTTCGTCGGCGTGGGTGCCGCGCGCGTGCGCGATCTGTTCCAGCAGGCGCGGGCCAAGGCGCCGGCCATCATCTTCATCGATGAGCTGGACGCGCTGGGCCGTGCCCGTGGTGTGTTCAATCAGGGCGGCAACGACGAACGCGAACAGACGCTCAATCAACTGCTGGTCGAACTCGATGGTTTCGACCCGAGCGGGGGCCTGGTGCTGCTGGCGGCCACCAACCGGCCGGAGGTCCTCGATCCGGCGTTATTGCGCGCCGGGCGTTTCGACCGCCAGGTTCTGGTGGATCGACCCGACAAGGCCGGGCGTATTCAAATCCTTGAGGTGCATGCGAAGAAAATTCGGCTCGCCGAGGATGTTGCGCTGGAGCAGGTGGCGGCCCTCACCACCGGTTTTACCGGCGCGGATCTGGCCAATCTGGTCAACGAAGCGGCACTGCTGGCCACTCGGCGCCGCGCCGAGAGCGTCACCATGGCCGATTTCAACAACGCCATCGAGCGCATTGTGGCGGGGCTCGAGAAGAAGAATCGCATCCTGAACGCGCGTGAGCGCGAGATCGTGGCCCACCACGAGATGGGCCACGCGCTCATGGCGCGATTGCTGCCCGGCGTGGACCCGGTGCACAAGGTCTCGATCATCCCGCGCGGGATCGGCGCGTTGGGCTACACCCTGCAGCGGCCCATCGAGGACCGCTTTCTCATGACGCGCGAGGAACTGGAGAACAAGATTGCCGTACTGCTCGGGGGGCGGGCGGCGGAAAAACTGATCTTCGAGCATCTGTCGACCGGCGCGGCCGATGATCTGTCCAAGGCGACCGATCTCGCGCGCAGTATGGTCGCGCGTTACGGCATGGACGAACAACTCGGTTATGTGACCTACGACAACGAGCGGCCGAGCTATCTCGGCCCCGGCTATCCCGGCCAGGGCCAGCGACTGTTCAGCGAACACACCGCTGATGCCATCGACCGCGCCGTGCGCACGATCATCCATGACGTGTTCGAACGCGTTTACACCGCGCTGGAAAAAAATCGCGCCGTGCTCGAGCGAGGGGCACAGGAACTGCTCGAACACGAGACGCTGGAAGCGGCCGATCTCGATCGGCTGGAGATGGATCTCGCCGAACCGAGGCGCTCGCCGGCCAAGTCATTGCGCCGCGGCGCGGCGAAATAA
- a CDS encoding Orn/Lys/Arg decarboxylase N-terminal domain-containing protein: MSWRQHFPILIIDPEWRETGAGGQMVHALKTRLEEGLHTVLHAASAADGAALIQAHPEVSTVVINGDIDGVASSGPLETLIERVRARNAEVPIFLCTDKVALKSISIEALRHVRGYFWKLEDTPTFIAGHIEEAASEYLDRLLPPFFAELVRYGEQYKYSWHTPGHSGGVAFLKSPVGRAFFEYFGENVLRSDLSVSVPELGSLLEHSGVVGDAEREAAETFGADRTYFVTNGTSTANKIVWHANVARGDVVLVDRNCHKSILHAIVMTGAIPIYLPTTRNAYGIIGPIPRAELTAERIAERLAAHPLVPAGQTHARLAVITNSTYDGLCYDVDALRETLAGTVDVLHFDEAWFAYARFHPFYAGRFGMADGAARPGQPATFATQSTHKLLAAFSQASMVHVRETDEHPHDAERFNEAFMMHTSTSPQYGIIASLDVASRMMRGPGGQALIDDMLNEALAFRERFAQVAGELSGQDWWFQLWQSPAAMAEPGPTAAGNPAQTLAPADWWVRHGEDWHGFDVLASGHVMLDPIKLTILTPGIGADGVSGGWGIPAAVVARFLWSRGLVVEKTGLYSFLVLFSIGVTRGKWGSLLAELFEFKALFDTNAPVAQVFPALYAKHESVYAGLGLRDLCQRMHELIARRGALRLMQDIYTTIPDAATTPAEAYDALVRRRVDNVPIDALEGRIAAVMLVPYPPGIPLIMPGERFGSAERAIETYLEFCRATEVGFPGFAGEVHGLSIAESDDGPRYSVPCICMD, from the coding sequence ATGAGTTGGAGACAGCATTTCCCGATCCTGATCATTGATCCCGAGTGGCGGGAGACCGGGGCCGGCGGTCAGATGGTGCATGCCCTGAAAACTCGTCTCGAAGAGGGGTTGCACACGGTGCTGCATGCGGCCAGTGCGGCCGATGGTGCCGCTCTGATCCAGGCGCATCCGGAAGTAAGCACGGTCGTCATCAATGGCGATATTGACGGCGTGGCATCGAGCGGACCGCTCGAGACGCTGATCGAGCGCGTGCGCGCACGCAATGCCGAGGTCCCGATCTTTCTGTGCACCGACAAGGTTGCGCTCAAGTCGATCAGCATCGAGGCGCTGCGCCATGTGCGCGGGTATTTCTGGAAGCTCGAGGATACGCCGACCTTCATCGCCGGACATATCGAGGAAGCGGCCAGCGAATATCTGGACCGGCTGTTGCCGCCGTTCTTTGCCGAGCTCGTGCGCTACGGCGAACAGTACAAGTACTCCTGGCACACGCCCGGCCACAGCGGCGGGGTGGCGTTTCTCAAGTCGCCCGTAGGCCGGGCGTTTTTCGAATATTTCGGTGAGAACGTGCTGCGTTCGGACCTGTCGGTATCGGTGCCGGAGTTGGGTTCGCTGCTCGAGCACTCCGGCGTGGTCGGCGATGCCGAACGCGAGGCGGCGGAGACCTTCGGCGCCGATCGCACCTATTTCGTCACCAACGGTACGTCCACTGCCAACAAGATCGTCTGGCATGCCAACGTCGCGCGCGGCGACGTGGTGCTGGTCGATCGCAACTGCCACAAGTCCATCCTGCACGCGATCGTCATGACCGGCGCGATACCGATCTATCTGCCGACGACCCGCAACGCCTACGGCATCATCGGCCCCATCCCGCGTGCGGAACTCACCGCCGAGCGAATCGCCGAGCGCCTGGCGGCGCACCCGCTGGTGCCGGCCGGCCAGACGCACGCCCGGCTCGCGGTAATCACCAATTCGACCTATGACGGGCTCTGTTACGACGTCGATGCCCTGCGCGAGACGCTGGCTGGGACCGTGGATGTGCTGCATTTCGATGAAGCGTGGTTCGCCTACGCCCGTTTTCATCCCTTCTATGCCGGGCGCTTCGGCATGGCCGATGGCGCCGCGCGCCCGGGCCAGCCGGCCACGTTCGCCACGCAATCCACGCACAAGCTGCTGGCCGCGTTCTCGCAGGCGTCGATGGTGCATGTGCGCGAGACCGACGAACACCCGCATGATGCCGAGCGCTTCAATGAAGCGTTCATGATGCATACCTCCACCTCGCCGCAGTACGGCATCATCGCGTCGCTGGACGTGGCTTCGCGCATGATGCGCGGTCCCGGAGGTCAGGCGTTGATCGACGACATGCTCAACGAAGCCCTGGCGTTTCGCGAACGCTTCGCTCAGGTCGCCGGGGAGCTGAGCGGCCAGGACTGGTGGTTTCAACTATGGCAATCGCCCGCGGCGATGGCCGAGCCGGGGCCGACGGCGGCTGGCAACCCGGCGCAAACGCTGGCACCGGCGGACTGGTGGGTGCGTCACGGCGAGGACTGGCACGGTTTCGATGTTCTGGCCAGCGGCCATGTGATGCTGGATCCGATCAAGCTCACGATTCTCACCCCCGGCATCGGTGCGGATGGTGTGTCGGGCGGGTGGGGCATACCGGCGGCCGTGGTGGCGCGGTTTCTCTGGAGTCGCGGCCTGGTGGTCGAAAAGACCGGCCTGTACTCCTTCCTAGTGTTGTTTTCGATCGGGGTCACCCGTGGCAAGTGGGGCAGCCTGCTCGCCGAGCTATTCGAGTTCAAGGCGCTGTTCGATACCAACGCGCCGGTCGCGCAGGTGTTTCCCGCGCTGTATGCCAAGCACGAATCGGTCTACGCCGGGCTCGGGTTGCGCGATCTCTGTCAGCGCATGCACGAGTTGATTGCGCGCCGCGGCGCCCTGCGTCTGATGCAGGATATCTACACCACCATTCCGGATGCGGCGACGACGCCGGCCGAGGCCTACGACGCACTCGTGCGTCGACGTGTGGACAACGTGCCGATCGATGCCCTCGAAGGGCGGATCGCCGCCGTGATGCTGGTGCCGTATCCCCCGGGCATCCCACTCATCATGCCGGGCGAGCGCTTTGGCAGTGCGGAGCGCGCGATCGAGACCTATCTGGAATTCTGTCGAGCAACCGAAGTGGGGTTTCCGGGCTTCGCCGGCGAAGTGCACGGCCTTTCGATCGCCGAGTCCGATGACGGCCCACGCTATAGCGTGCCGTGTATTTGCATGGATTGA